One genomic segment of Hordeum vulgare subsp. vulgare chromosome 2H, MorexV3_pseudomolecules_assembly, whole genome shotgun sequence includes these proteins:
- the LOC123424962 gene encoding disease resistance protein RPM1-like: MAESALLLVTTKIGIAVAAETLHHVRSVAKLSENMTLIRNDLELIRAFLKEIGRKNSTDGVTEAWIGQVRRLAYDMEDIVDQFMYVIGKQHQKGSWWSSVKKILKKPQHLFTLGEISTGLEKINRALTHLKQNRDWTQPIVGVGDVFATNYDSQQQLYLPGHDYSISDDELVGFDKNRKILMGSLNLENCLNLQIIALWGMGGIGKSTLVSNVFRKEAPNFECHAWVSVSQSYKLDDIWRRMLKEIYSKDKKEFHAEKMTCGELQDELKEILKKKRYLIILDDVWTAEDFRKIKEVLVDAKMGSRIIITTRSEEVASIAHDGCRIKVEPLEEEDAWRLFCRKAFPNTENHICPLALQEYGKLIVGRCDGLPLALVAIGSSLSLKAQNLTEWKLFDEQLIFELHKNENLSRVVKILNLSYKYLPDYLKSCFLYCAMFPEDHMIHRKRLIRLWIAEGFIEQIGKCSLEDVAEGYLGELVRRSMLHVVERNSFNRIKCLQMHDLVRELAIFQSSRESFSMTYDDGDGVTQVKPDSRRLSVLQCKNDTEPSMGQCRLRTFIAFSSNTASSALFPSESKYLAVLELSGLPIKTVPNSIGELFNLKYLGLGNTYVKILPKSVTKLHNLETLKLKGAQCVNLPKEFGKLKKLRHLLIYKYLDRTGSSFKYCDPVDPFEGLWTLKDLQTLRAVRGSKVFIAKLACLSQLRGLHITGISGINCAQLCDSLSKMQQLSLLAIEASNEDEVLQLETLTLSNRLKKLFLSGRISEGTWKSPFFSTNGDALYIIYLHCSHLVENPVPRLSELSNLTDIRLCKAYTGQELTFQPEWFPNVKTLSLYDLPHVNQIYIHERALVRLEDLQIGNLAELRDIPAGLEHLKSLKEAWFGDMHPDFERNFPTTKLEHVPKVRCTIR; encoded by the coding sequence ATGGCGGAGTCTGCTCTTCTTCTTGTCACAACAAAGATCGGAATAGCGGTGGCAGCAGAAACGCTTCACCATGTTAGATCTGTTGCAAAACTCTCAGAGAACATGACACTGATAAGGAATGACCTAGAGCTTATTAGAGCATTTCTCAAGGAGATTGGAAGGAAAAATTCGACGGATGGAGTTACCGAAGCATGGATAGGGCAAGTCCGAAGATTGGCGTATGATATGGAAGACATTGTGGATCAATTTATGTATGTTATTGGCAAACAGCATCAGAAAGGATCTTGGTGGAGTAGTGTGAAGAAAATCTTGAAGAAACCCCAGCATCTGTTTACACTAGGTGAAATCTCTACTGGCCTTGAGAAAATAAACCGAGCCCTCACACACCTTAAACAAAACAGAGACTGGACTCAACCAATAGTTGGTGTGGGCGATGTTTTTGCAACAAATTATGACAGCCAACAACAACTATATCTTCCTGGACATGATTACTCGATCTCTGATGATGAACTTGTGGGATTtgataaaaatagaaaaatattgatGGGGTCACTGAATTTGGAAAATTGTCTCAACCTGCAAATCATTGCGTTGTGGGGTATGGGTGGTATCGGGAAAAGCACTCTTGTCAGTAATGTGTTCAGAAAAGAAGCACCCAACTTTGAATGCCATGCATGGGTTTCTGTCTCCCAGTCCTATAAACTAGATGATATTtggagaagaatgctgaaagaaaTCTATTCTAAAGACAAGAAAGAATTTCATGCTGAGAAGATGACCTGTGGGGAGCTACAGGATGAATTGAAGGAAATCCTGAAGAAAAAGCGATACTTGATCATATTGGATGATGTCTGGACAGCTGAAGATTTTAGAAAAATTAAAGAGGTTCTTGTTGATGCAAAAATGGGAAGCAGAATAATAATCACAACAAGATCTGAAGAAGTTGCTTCAATAGCTCATGATGGTTGCAGGATCAAAGTGGAGCCTCTTGAGGAGGAGGATGCATGGCGTCTTTTTTGCAGGAAGGCATTTCCAAACACTGAAAATCACATCTGTCCATTAGCATTACAAGAGTATGGTAAATTGATAGTGGGGAGGTGTGATGGTTTGCCATTAGCTCTTGTGGCTATAGGGAGCTCATTGTCTCTTAAGGCGCAGAATTTGACAGAGTGGAAACTATTTGACGAGCAACTTATTTTCGAGCTACACAAAAATGAGAACCTAAGTCGCGTGGTGAAAATTCTGAATCTAAGCTACAAATACTTGCCTGACTATTTGAAGAGTTGTTTCTTGTATTGTGCCATGTTCCCAGAAGACCACATGATTCATAGAAAAAGATTGATCAGACTGTGGATTGCAGAAGGATTTATTGAACAAATTGGAAAATGCAGTTTAGAAGACGTTGCTGAAGGTTACCTGGGAGAGCTCGTTCGACGAAGCATGCTTCATGTGGTAGAGAGGAACAGTTTTAACAGGATCAAGTgtcttcaaatgcatgatcttGTCCGTGAATTAGCCATTTTCCAATCTAGCAGAGAGAGTTTCAGTATGACTTATGATGATGGTGATGGGGTGACACAGGTGAAGCCGGATTCTCGCCGCTTATCAGTGCTCCAATGCAAAAATGACACTGAACCAAGCATGGGGCAATGCAGGCTTCGTACCTTCATAGCATTTAGCAGCAACACGGCATCATCTGCATTGTTTCCCTCAGAATCTAAGTACCTTGCTGTATTGGAGCTATCTGGATTACCTATTAAGACTGTCCCAAATTCAATTGGGGAGTTATTCAACCTCAAGTATTTGGGCCTCGGCAATACCTATGTGAAGATACTCCCAAAATCTGTCACGAAGCTCCATAACTTGGAAACACTGAAACTTAAAGGTGCACAGTGTGTGAATTTGCCCAAAGAGTTTGGAAAGCTGAAGAAATTGCGGCACCTTCTTATTTATAAATATCTGGATAGAACAGGGTCGAGTTTCAAATATTGTGACCCCGTGGACCCGTTTGAGGGATTGTGGACTTTGAAGGACTTGCAAACTCTGCGTGCAGTTCGAGGTAGTAAAGTATTCATTGCAAAACTAGCATGTTTGTCTCAGCTGAGGGGCCTTCACATTACTGGGATAAGTGGCATCAACTGTGCACAACTGTGTGACTCTCTGTCAAAGATGCAACAACTCTCATTATTAGCAATAGAAGCCAGCAATGAAGATGAGGTGCTGCAGCTTGAAACTTTGACATTGTCAAACCGACTTAAAAAGCTCTTTTTATCAGGGCGGATTTCCGAAGGAACATGGAAATCTCCATTTTTCTCAACCAACGGGGATGCCCTTTACATAATATATCTACATTGCTCCCATCTTGTGGAGAACCCAGTGCCACGCCTCTCTGAATTGTCAAATTTGACAGATATACGTCTATGCAAAGCGTATACTGGACAGGAGCTAACCTTCCAGCCAGAGTGGTTCCCTAATGTGAAGACCCTTTCCTTGTATGATCTGCCACATGTCAATCAAATATACATACACGAGAGAGCTTTGGTCCGCCTTGAAGATCTTCAGATTGGAAACCTGGCCGAACTGCGGGACATCCCTGCCGGCCTGGAACATCTGAAATCCCTCAAAGAGGCGTGGTTTGGTGACATGCATCCTGATTTTGAAAGGAACTTTCCAACGACAAAACTAGAGCATGTCCCGAAAGTTCGCTGCACCATACGGTAA